GCAAATTGCAACTGTAAATAACAACCACGGTTTCCCAGAAAACGATGTCTTCATAATCTTAGAACCTCCTCAGATATCTTTGGATATATCCTTGGTGTATCTATCTTTGATGCCTTACATTTTAAATTAAACACTCTAGCTAGCCGATTGCCTCCGGCCTTCAATTACAAACCCGGCCTCCTCATATGTCTCACTTATGCCTCACTCATACTTCACCTGTACTTAGCTCCCCATACCTCTGCTTCATTAGACTTGTCTTTTACTTTTACCCTCGCACCACCACCTCACCTCGTAGGAATCTCATGAGAAATCAGGGCATTAAAGTATCTGGCTCAAGAATTTCTTTGTCCGCTCCTCACGTGGGCCCGTAAAGAAGAGCTCAGGGGTCCCCATCTCTATAATTAAACCTTGATCCATAAAGGCGATCCTGTCCGCAACCTCCCTGGCGAAGCCCATCTCGTGCGTCACGACGACCATGGTCATCCCCCCCTTGGCCAGATCAATCATGGCATCCAGAACCTCGGCAATCATTTCCGGATCGAGGGCGCTCGTCGGTTCGTCGAAGAGCATTATCTTGGGGCTCATCGCCAGCGCCCTGGCGATCGCAGCGCGTTGTTGCTGGCCTCCTGAGAGAGCCGCGGGATATTTGTGGGCCTGATCCGCGATGCCCACGCGGTTCAGATAGGACATTGCTATCTCCTCGGCCTCGGCCCTCTTCATCTTTCTGACTTTTATCGGCGCCAGTGTTATGTTCTGGAGAACTGTCATATGCGGGTAGAGGTTAAACGACTGGAATACAAAGCCTATTTCTCTTCGAAGAGCTACCAGCCCTTGTCGACTTTTGACATTAAACCCATCCACTATAATCTCGCCGCCCTGAATGGCCTCCAGTCCGTTGATGCAACGCAGAAGCGTCGACTTCCCTGAACCGGACGGTCCTATCAGGACAAGCACCTCCCCGCGTTCGATAGTGAGGTCTATCCCTCTAAGCACGTGGTGACTTCCATACCATTTCTCTACGCCTTTGAGGCTTATGATGGTATCGCCCATCTAAAGACTCTCCTCTTCTCCTCTATTCCTTATCTACATCTACTGCTTAGCCTACCGTCTATTGCCTCTCTTATTGCCCCTCTTATTTGCCCCTGACCCCTCATGGCTAACTTCTCGCCGCCTTCATAAACTCGGCGATCCTCCTGGCGCCCTCAACGATCGACTCTTCATCCTTGCAGAACGATATTCGAACGTAATTGTCGCTCTGGGGTCCAAAGGTCAATCCAGGAGCCACCGCCACGTGTTTGGCCTCGAGCAACTTTAGAGTAAAGGTATATGAATCTAAACCTGTGTTCCCGATATCCAGAAGCATATAGAATGCGCCGGCTGGCTTGTACGCAACTACGCCAGCTTCAGCAAAAGCGCTCAGGATGATGTCCCGGTTGCGCTTGTACTGCGCAACCATTGCAGCTATAGAATCCTGCGGGCCTGTTATAGCCGCCTCCGCGGCCTTCTGCGATACCGAGCTGACGCATGAAACCATTGACTCGGAGAATTTGGAGAAATTCTTGCATATCTCCTCCGTGGTAGCTACATAACCGATCCGCCAGCCTGTCATCGCGTATGCCTTCGAAAAGCTGAAGACCGTAAGGACCCGGCCCTCGTCATCCCAGGCTCCGGGGCTGTAGTGTTTACCCTCGTACACGATATCCTCGTATACCTCATCGGAGATCAAGTATAGATCATGATCGCGCGCAAGATCGAGAATGCCTCGCAATACCGATTCCGGGAACACGCTCCCACATGGATTCGAAGGCGAGTTGATCAAGATAGCCCGGGTCCTCTCATTAATGAGAGAACGCATCTCGTCTACATCAGGCAGGAATCCTGTAGCCGGGTTCAGGTGGTAGTATACAGGCTCGACCCCGATAACCCGGGTCTGGAAGCTATAATTGGGCCAGCCGGGCTCCGGCAGGAGAACCTGGTCGCCGGCCTTGGCGATGGTGAAGAGCGCCGATGCGCACGCGAATACGCCTCCAGGGGTTACCGCAACGCCCTCGGGAGAGATATTTATCCCATTAATGTGCCTCAGCTTATCCGCAAGCAAGGCCCTGAGGGAAGGTAATCCTGCGTTGGGCGTGTACCTCGTATATCCATCCTGGAGCGCTTTGTTGGCGGCCTCCTTGATATGCGCGGGCGTGTCGTAGTGAGGCTGGCCAACCTCCAGGTGGATGACATCGTCCATTTGCTCCGCAACGTCCATGATCCCGCGGATGCCGGATCGTGGTATCTTCACTACATTGTCCGATAAAGGCTTCAACGGATCATTACCCCCTTCAGGATCGAGCTCTGTCCCCAATGATATCGCCTCAATACATATGTCATGTTATCCCTTTATCCCTGATATGTCGTTCTTGATATATCTTCATGAGATATGTGTTCCTGTATCTTTCAGGTGTTTCCCAGGATATGATTCTCGTCAGGTTATGCCTCCCGGCGGCTCCATCGTTCAGGAATACTGAACGATGTTCAAGAATTTTGGTGTAAAAATACTCGCCGAACATTCCGTAATCTACCCCCATGATTTGTCGGATCTCAACCCTGGCGTTAGCCTTAATATAACCCCTAGTTCCATAAGGAGTCAATGGACGTGTGACATACAGGTAAACTAAGCTGACACGCCCTATAAATATGGCGACAGCCCTACCCAACCCCAGGACAGTTGCCAGTCACGGTAGCCGCAAACCCTGTGCCACACCCTCGCCATGAGCTGGCAGGATAACTGCGTCAGAAAACGGCAGCTCCATGACCTTCCTGCCTATCTGTCGCGCGGTATCCATGACGAGCTCCGCATAATACGGTATACGCTCGTCTGAGAAATGCAGGGCGGGCCCGGATACGCTTATAGAACCGACCGCGTTCCCTGACCGCCTATCCCTTATGGGCACGGCTACACATTTGATCCCGGGGTCGTGCTCCCTGTTGTCTATTGAATAGCCGCGCTGCCGGGTGAGGGCGAGCTCCCTCTTCAGAGCCTGGGCGTCGGTGATGGTGTTCTCAGTATACCTGGTCAGGCCCTTTATGCGGATAATCTCGTCGACCACCTCGTCCGGGAGATAGGCGAGAATCGCTTTGCCAACCCCTGTGCAGTGCATTGGGGCCTTGCGTCCTACAATCGAGTAATGAACCAGCCGTTTCGATGGGTAGACTGCCTCAATATACAGGACCTCGCCCTCGCATGGGACGGTCAGATAGACTATCTCCTGGGTCTTCTCCTGGAGATCTTCGAGATAGGGAATCGCATACTCACGAATGCCCATGCTACAGCGAACTACGTAACCCAGCTCAAATATCCTCAGGCCGAGCCTGTAGCAATTATTGCTAGGGTTTTTCTCTACAAACCTGCCTTTCTCAAGGGTCGCGAGAATGCTATGCACCGTGCTCTTGGGCAGGTCGAGGCGCCGGCTGAGTTCGCTCACACCCCACTCGGGCTTGTCCTCGGAAAAACACCTGAGTATATCCATTACTTTAAAAAGCGACTTGACCGTGTTCCCACGGTCCCGGTCAAGCCCCTGGATGGCGCGCATCTAAAACCACCAGATCATCTCAATATTAGCTGGTACCTGGTAATGGCCAATTACCTCCAGTATCAAGAATCGAAGCTATCACGGCCAACGGCGAATTATTATCGCATCATCATGGTGTTCAGCAATACTGAACAATGTTCCGTATAAAATATAATTCTATACTCGTTATGTTTTTCCTTCTACCTTCCCTTAAAATTTAACGGGAAATTCCTCCAGACCAGTACCCTTGAGACTCACCCTATTACCTTCTATCGAATAACTTTACGTGCAGGAGTAAAATGCCAAAGCTCGGCTCGTTACGGAGATTCAGGGTAGCCCCGCGCAGCCCGGGTGAGAGTTAACCTGAGGTGAAACTTGAATCTAATAAGATGGGGGATGGAGGGATTCGTTGTGAAGGGCATTGTCGGCATAGAAAGATACCTCACGGGGAAATACGTTAAAGCAGCCCTAAAGCTAATCGCAGCCGCCATAGTCGGCGCTATCCTCTGCCTGGGGATTTACCTGGCCAGCCCCCCTGGCGTGCTGCTGCCGGTCCCCATGGGGGCGTCAGTTATGGAGGCGTCACCGCAAACAGCTCTGGCCGTTGGGCTATCGCAGCCGCCCAAATCGGGGTCCGGATCAGCCTCGTTTTCAATAACATTTACAGGATCGAGCGACCCCTCGGTATCCTTCCACCTGGCGGTCAACAATCCCGACGCGGAAGTCGCCGATGCCCTCTTCCTCGGCTGCATGTCAGCATTTTTTGGAGTGGATAATCATATGATCTTTGAATTCGAGAGCTGGGGGAGCGGATCAATGCCGCCTACGCCCACGGCACTCGTTTCCCTCTTTTATATATCAGCGGACAGCTACTATAGCCCCACAGAGGTCCTGGTGATGCGCCGGAAGGGCCACGGCTGGGGAAAACTGGCCTCCAGCATCATGAAGACCAAGAAGAAGGGTCACGGCTACAGTAGGGTTGCGGTTTATAGGAGATACAGCAGCTACAGCGGGTACAATGACGACGGATTCGAACGGGCTATGTACGCGAGGTTCCTCTCGGAATACTACGCCGTGCCGGAGCGCGATATAACAATCTGGCTCACGAAGGGCTATACATATTCTGACATCACTGTGGCCTTGAACCTCTCGGCGCGTGCGCGCGTGGCACCCGCCAGCGTGCTGGCCCTGAGGGCGCGCGGGACCAGCTGGAGGGGGATAGCCGGCAAATACAAGGTTAAGTATGAGGATATCTCCAAGCCTGTGCCACCAAGGCGCTCGTACCGGCTGCGCCGCGGGTGAAAAACAGCCGGCAAGGGGCAAATGAAGTAGCGGATCAGTTGACGGTACCGATTTATTGGCTGGTTAGCCTCCATTAACTGGTTAGCTTGCGCTGCGCGTAGGGTAGGGTGCCGGGAAGCACCCTACCTGAACGCGCGGCGAGGTCGGCTCGGCTGATGATGCAGGTCCATGCAATGCGCAGCCAACCACAGGCCACAAGAGGTGCACAATAGACAACGATAGGGGATGGGCCTGAGCCTATGAATGTCCATAGGCTCAGGCCTACAATTAGCCTGCAGTTAATACCTAATACACCATTAGCACTCGAACACTCGGAGATAATCTAATCTCCTGAACTCTTAATTTTGGCTCCACGGCTCTAAATCAAGTCGTCTTAAGTTTCTGCTTCCCGCTCACCGCTCGCTCGCTCATTAGGACCAGCGGGTAGAGGACGACTACTGCTATGGTATTAACCAGCGTAGCCGGGAGCACCACCGTTGTAAAAAGCACTTTGAAGGGCCCCGGCAGCCCGACGAGCAAGAGCGCTGACCCCAAAAATACCGCGCCGCTCACTATCGTCCCGAGTATGGGCACTACAAAAAGCAATATCCTGTCACTCACTCTATGGCGCAGCAGCCCTATTAACCCAAGCACGAAGAATGTTGTGATAATCTTGTCGATGAGGTTCGGGACTTGCCCTCCAGGAAACCCTGTCGTAAGCGCGGTCAGGATCCCACCAATGATCCCGGCTTCAAGTGCCAGTTTAAGATCGGTTTCCATCAAAATTACAATAAATAACATGCTGAGAAGGAGATCAGGTTTCATGCCGAGAACGATTGGAGGAACAACATAGTGGAGTATGAGCCCGATAGCCATAAGCAAAGCGACCCTGACGAATCTGTTCAATTTCACTCGTCACATCCCCCTTCTTTTCATTTACTTGTCTTTTGTTTTTTGCATGACTTCCTCTGGTTTCCCGATTCTCGGTTCCCCGGTTC
This sequence is a window from Bacillota bacterium. Protein-coding genes within it:
- a CDS encoding IclR family transcriptional regulator; translation: MRAIQGLDRDRGNTVKSLFKVMDILRCFSEDKPEWGVSELSRRLDLPKSTVHSILATLEKGRFVEKNPSNNCYRLGLRIFELGYVVRCSMGIREYAIPYLEDLQEKTQEIVYLTVPCEGEVLYIEAVYPSKRLVHYSIVGRKAPMHCTGVGKAILAYLPDEVVDEIIRIKGLTRYTENTITDAQALKRELALTRQRGYSIDNREHDPGIKCVAVPIRDRRSGNAVGSISVSGPALHFSDERIPYYAELVMDTARQIGRKVMELPFSDAVILPAHGEGVAQGLRLP
- a CDS encoding amino acid ABC transporter ATP-binding protein → MGDTIISLKGVEKWYGSHHVLRGIDLTIERGEVLVLIGPSGSGKSTLLRCINGLEAIQGGEIIVDGFNVKSRQGLVALRREIGFVFQSFNLYPHMTVLQNITLAPIKVRKMKRAEAEEIAMSYLNRVGIADQAHKYPAALSGGQQQRAAIARALAMSPKIMLFDEPTSALDPEMIAEVLDAMIDLAKGGMTMVVVTHEMGFAREVADRIAFMDQGLIIEMGTPELFFTGPREERTKKFLSQIL
- a CDS encoding aminotransferase class I/II-fold pyridoxal phosphate-dependent enzyme, which produces MKPLSDNVVKIPRSGIRGIMDVAEQMDDVIHLEVGQPHYDTPAHIKEAANKALQDGYTRYTPNAGLPSLRALLADKLRHINGINISPEGVAVTPGGVFACASALFTIAKAGDQVLLPEPGWPNYSFQTRVIGVEPVYYHLNPATGFLPDVDEMRSLINERTRAILINSPSNPCGSVFPESVLRGILDLARDHDLYLISDEVYEDIVYEGKHYSPGAWDDEGRVLTVFSFSKAYAMTGWRIGYVATTEEICKNFSKFSESMVSCVSSVSQKAAEAAITGPQDSIAAMVAQYKRNRDIILSAFAEAGVVAYKPAGAFYMLLDIGNTGLDSYTFTLKLLEAKHVAVAPGLTFGPQSDNYVRISFCKDEESIVEGARRIAEFMKAARS
- a CDS encoding tryptophan transporter, whose product is MAIGLILHYVVPPIVLGMKPDLLLSMLFIVILMETDLKLALEAGIIGGILTALTTGFPGGQVPNLIDKIITTFFVLGLIGLLRHRVSDRILLFVVPILGTIVSGAVFLGSALLLVGLPGPFKVLFTTVVLPATLVNTIAVVVLYPLVLMSERAVSGKQKLKTT